The sequence below is a genomic window from Nicotiana tomentosiformis chromosome 6, ASM39032v3, whole genome shotgun sequence.
atgccaaaagaagaaaGGGTTAGACTTAATATACATGGTCTTAACCCACTTTCTCAAGAGCTCAACTCGTATCCGCTTCATGATCTATACGATAACAAGAATAATAATATTGTCAACCATAATGGAATGGACAGTATTTTCCTTGTTCTTAACATTCCCTCAAGCCTACACTAGGTAAAGTAATACAACAACACAACTAGCAATTCCTATAATAAGTTTTATAACCCAAACAACGATACAACGAGGGGAAAGCTCGGCTACGATTATCAACCATACTTCTCTgatcttttcttttcttcaaaaCACATATCAATCACTACACCAACTGTATACTTAAGTTACTCAAACAATTTCCATCCACATCAAGACATAGAAAATTTCCAAATAGCCGATACAACAACAACGTCAAAATACGATTTTCCGATATTAATTCAATAATTCTCATCCCACAATTTAGCCATGATCTAGACGAATTTAAATATACCAAAGaaagaaaaattcatatcttATTCGCCAAGAAATACACTTATTCTACCTTACTTCACATCGAAGAAAGCCCGGATTAACTAATGTACCAAAATGGAACAACGAGATCGAGGTGGTGCGCATAACCCGTATATTGTCTTTGACAAAGATTAAACTCTTCTTCTATAAATTACCAACTCACGTTGCTTCTACCACCATATATATTCACGTTGATGATATATCCATTTGATGTTGTATTGGTGCTATGTATAATTTCCAAAGATAAAAGGTTGCTTCAAATATTTCTACATCTCGTGCAAATGAAGAACCAAAGTACTTTGCTGCCTAGTTTTATATATCAAACATCACATTTAGTTAAAGTGATAAGGGGTCATATTTTCTGCAATTGCTCCTAATAAGAAGAGTCCAAAGAAAGTGTTTTATCCATCATGGTATGTGGGGTCCACCCACCTCTTCATTATATCACTATACCACCAACTTATTCTAATTGTCCACTCATAGGTCCTATAAAGGACATTAGTCATATGTTACATATTTTCATGGTTCCACGTTGTTATGCCAATATCATACTTATCCTTTGTCTAATAAATACTTACTTTATCCCAACTACAATTCAATAATTAACAAATTATCCACAAAATTAATTCTAGCACTCAattcacttaaatactaatatacttcatatactttactatcatggtcatgtggtacaatACCAttccataaatacagggtattatagcttggatcgTATttcatcccaaaatatcaaacttcgatgaaactcattttcttcaattcgtttaccCTCTGACCTTCACGACTTTACTTATCAATTGTTACAAATAGCATAATTATTGATAACCTTAAAAATAATCGTGTCCTTTaacttatgtcaattatcttatgacAAATCTGACGAGcacaaaatacacacttaaatatgctcgctagttgaatatagtataatataatatcatatccacgGAGATTGGAATTAAATAATATTAgtgtagtttgtagctagattcctatccaagataatcaacagtttagaattatgtgatttaaaactaaaactaaataagaatctaaagctaatggATGAATGACAATTgaaacaaaagtaagcaaagaagttatcaatgagagaaaatagggattgactggataggtgaaagataattttctgggatttaactctagttaattcacttctaatgttcaagtgagtctctcgaattcactcaattattagttcaaacatttagtagaaactcctctctcgattaaatctcaaCCTCACactatgaaccaatttaagctcggtgaagatatgcaagagttcgtagtggattggtatttaggagaacctctctcaattatcctcctaactaggtctaaacaataattcaactagcctctttagattacaaagaagaattaatgaactcaaccaacaagataatgcaaagatatcacaagtatgcctctctcgattacatgaatatGTGAATATAGATtcaacaattaaaacacccaaaacgatttAATGCATaagaactagagttaatatctataaaaaaatatcaatacaccaaaccATCAATCCCAAAAAATAACAACTACATAGATATGGAGTagttcatcacaaatataaagaaaaacatagAGCGAtacaaactcttgtcttgagtgaggattcaAAGATGAATCCCTTGTGCTTTcgcttctccaccttctctctagccttGTTAGGTCTTAGATacgtcaaaagtcccaaaaataacaTTTTTTCATGAATTTATATTGAGTAGGGTGGGGCCTGGAAGAAAATACCTTTTCCTACACGAATTTGGAAAATACTCTGTAAAAAAATACACAGTCGCGTCGCATGGGTTGACGCGCTAGGCAGGGCAGttgtggggaaatccagagagctttTAATTTGACAAGAGCGGAAAAATGTGCAGCCGCGGCGCCCCACGCGCCACGGCTGTGGAAGTTTCTCAGAGTAAATCTCTTTCGCTCGTTTTTTGATCTCCAGGAtcggtcctcgacccccgaacacgatcttgacttaatcccttgggcttttactcagatttcaaatcTTCATATCACTCCTGCAAGGTATAAAATAGCTTGGaatcctcctacaaggcataaaatacataattagtgTGAAACACTtgtgattaaagctcaaactctatTAAAGTGctgtaaattagagtgcaataagcgactaaaacacgcaattatagcctaccatcaacaccccacacttaaaccattgctcgtcctagAGCAATCAAACAACATTTTATACAGACATAacttttttaaacaactctcataactcatcacaacaagaataattaaaatagCTTAAGCACAACACCGTAACATCCTAGCTTCATGATTTGATTCgaaagcaccacgcattatttataatccgctcacttactctaatcaagtgccctcaccacaatagagagtagttccacacaccatcAAATTTAACAACAATCAAAAActaactcactctcagaaataacattcatatgccacaaaagatgcagcataggcttgcccatagtatACTACTCTACTAGTTGacttcattcagtcaaggatcaagtaggactttaactgATTGTAATGTAGGTTACGGGACAgataggatacatttagatataaaagtgactacaccttcctaagcactttaatacatacaacaTTCAAAACCCCATACTTATGACAAACCATGACTACACCTTCCTATCAATATATATTatctccctacttctttaagcataattacattAAAAGctaccacttatcaatgaatatttttcacaaaaatacaacttttattttcttttttaattcaagtggctctcactttgtcaaaacagtgcacctttctccttatttcattagttccactccaAAGCCAAACCAatccccacacttcaacttttacaaagttcataataaattcaagtgctcatgagaggtacaaggttcaaatagatgatcaattcaaacaaatgggtaaggcttgtaatatggttactaaagaaacaggattacaggctcaaaggagttaactaagatacataacaattaggtgggtaaaagcatatagcAGGCTCAACAAAGGAATCcctatatcacttcccagactgaacaaaactactattttgctttgcaaatacacgggacaagttctatacatcaaatgcaatgcacagaatatgCAAAACCTCACACCCACATGGCACAtcactcactcaagattggatcatcaagacaatctagtcaaagcagttaagcaaagttaagatcatacaatttaaggtacttatacaagagccAAAAACTGAGCAtgagcgtcacaactaaagcactcactattctcaaggcataataaagtcaagagacatTGTTCCCAATTCAAACCATTGCACAAgatttcctacttctaaaaaaaatctaactacacccggttaaaacaaaacccttagaaaagaactggggcccaaagaaaaaccaagagggaattattacactacctaataaaagaaaatctttttgtctttttcttttgattttaatccGTCAAGAAACACGTCGAatgagatccatcgtcggaaaaggtcaaaaattttaaatgtttgcagtttttctcatttttcttatCTATAACTACTAAAACCACAAAATGTTTcttatctctaactactaaaacaacaaaGCTAAATTACTAATACAGATACATACAACATATAATTTTCCCCACGCCAAACTTTAatttgtggcatgtccccatgacacacaattaaaaagcataaggtaaaggaaacttccctgaattttcagccggggtctgagtcgaagtcaggCTCCATTACACGCGCCCGaaccaatgcacacatccatgtgGACAGTTTGTTCTCATCCTTCTTGgagtacaccccacacttatcttttccACTCGTTACAACCTTTTCTTTCGAGCTCTTCAGTTTCCACTAAgcacttgcagctggcttctccttcTTCGCCcccgtttctacattcatctccAAAGTTACAGtgtcctcacccactctaagcatgagtcttCTCTGGTGTATGTCTAAAATTGCTCTGCCCGTTAAAAAGAATTGTCTTCCTAAGATGAGAGGGACCTCCttattctcctccatattcactactataaaatctataggaaatacaaacttatctacccgaactaagaaatcctccactatcccctcgggtatgatagttgtttggtctgccagctgcaaataTATTGGTGCATACCTTATCTCTCTAATCTCATTCTCCagcttcctgtaaatagacaaaggcattgaATTGACTGAGGCACtcgaatcacataaagatttgtCAAAACtaagagtgcctaacgagcaaggtatagtaaaactccctggatcacCACACtcttgtgggagtttgttttgcaagatgtgcagcaatgctctgtgagcttgaccactgaagtttcttctatcttcttcttctttgtaaggatctccttcaagactttggcataagctggcatttgtgagagaacttctaTGAATGGCAAATTTAAATTAACCTGTCTCAGCATGTCTAGAAAtctccagcttttctc
It includes:
- the LOC138893731 gene encoding uncharacterized protein — its product is MLKDPTPIQKEVVPEKGSGEQLKNKVDKKKKGKKGTEKNNVEENSRRGESEESKHMRALPFPQKIYREKLEISRHAETGDPYKEEEDRRNFSGQAHRALLHILQNKLPQECGDPGSFTIPCSLGTLSFDKSLCDSSASVNSMPLSIYRKLENEIREIRYAPIYLQLADQTTIIPEGIVEDFLVRVDKFVFPIDFIVVNMEENKEVPLILGRQFFLTGRAILDIHQRRLMLRVGEDTVTLEMNVETGAKKEKPAASA